One window of the Tetragenococcus koreensis genome contains the following:
- a CDS encoding NAD(P)/FAD-dependent oxidoreductase codes for MKIYIIGASFAGVSCGVHARELYPDAEITIIEKNPIVGFLPGGLLLYLQNKFENLNDAVFTTKKQLEEQRINVKLSETLFDCDPEKHEITTSKNTYHYDKLILANGSEQKSLNIGLEDDDEWDPSFKNYDLSNKILAQIKNASTIAIIGAGQAGMEAASTFVDLNKTVHLIEAMDYPLFKYFDPDFLKPFLAALKKTPNVHFHFNTTVTEVTKNEQYEILLGEQKIASDHVLTTVNVHPQLAKFTKKFKLHSDNTIQINDYLETSAQDVFAVGDLIHSPVRIREEGAYLPQINHAVRSGVVAAENLLQTQMKFKGGLRTIGTKVFDWYLASTGLIEEEAFVYSGEVATKSFTQNASLVDKTPIYCKAVFEKASKKLLGMQLLSQTNCLEKINTAALAIENEVTLAELMQNDYFFQPEFTNVMEPLNRINMGSETRHAF; via the coding sequence GTGAAGATTTATATTATTGGTGCATCTTTTGCGGGAGTAAGTTGTGGCGTTCATGCGAGAGAACTTTATCCTGATGCAGAAATTACTATCATTGAGAAAAACCCGATTGTGGGATTCTTGCCAGGTGGTTTACTGCTATACTTACAAAATAAATTTGAAAATTTAAACGATGCAGTATTTACTACAAAAAAACAATTAGAAGAGCAACGTATCAACGTAAAACTGTCAGAAACGTTGTTTGATTGTGATCCTGAAAAACATGAAATTACAACAAGTAAGAACACCTATCATTATGATAAATTGATTTTAGCGAATGGTTCCGAACAGAAGTCGCTGAATATTGGACTCGAAGATGACGATGAATGGGATCCTAGTTTTAAAAATTATGATTTATCGAATAAAATATTAGCACAAATCAAAAATGCTTCTACCATTGCTATTATTGGCGCTGGACAAGCTGGTATGGAAGCAGCGAGTACCTTTGTTGATTTAAATAAGACAGTTCATTTAATTGAAGCAATGGATTATCCGTTATTCAAATACTTTGATCCAGATTTTTTGAAGCCTTTTTTAGCGGCACTGAAAAAAACCCCCAATGTACACTTTCATTTCAATACGACTGTGACAGAAGTAACTAAAAATGAACAATATGAAATTTTGCTTGGTGAGCAAAAAATTGCCAGCGATCATGTCTTGACGACAGTGAATGTGCATCCGCAACTGGCGAAATTTACGAAAAAGTTTAAACTGCATAGTGATAACACGATTCAAATCAATGATTATTTAGAAACATCAGCCCAAGATGTTTTTGCTGTGGGAGATTTAATTCATAGTCCTGTGAGAATAAGAGAAGAAGGGGCCTATCTGCCGCAAATTAATCACGCCGTTCGCTCAGGAGTTGTGGCTGCGGAAAATCTATTACAAACACAAATGAAATTTAAAGGTGGTTTGCGCACAATTGGAACCAAAGTATTTGACTGGTATCTAGCTAGTACGGGATTAATCGAGGAAGAAGCATTTGTCTATTCAGGCGAAGTTGCGACGAAATCTTTTACACAAAATGCTTCATTAGTTGATAAAACACCGATCTATTGCAAAGCAGTCTTTGAAAAAGCTTCTAAAAAACTTTTGGGAATGCAACTATTATCGCAGACGAACTGTTTAGAAAAAATTAATACCGCTGCTTTAGCGATCGAAAATGAAGTAACGCTAGCTGAATTAATGCAAAATGATTATTTCTTCCAACCAGAATTTACCAACGTAATGGAGCCTTTAAATCGAATAAATATGGGAAGTGAAACTCGTCATGCGTTTTGA
- the glpK gene encoding glycerol kinase GlpK: MTEQKYIMAIDEGTTSARAILFDKNANEIGSSQKEFTQYFPDSGWVEHNANEIWNAVQAVVAGALIESGIHPSEVAGIGITNQRETAVIWDKNTGLPIYHAVVWQSRQSADIAEQLVNDGYKDFIHKKTGLVIDPYFSATKIRWILDHVEGAQEKAENGDLLFGTIDTWLVWKLTSGNVHVTDYSNASRTMLYNIHDLQWDKEILDLLNIPEAMLPDVKSNSEVYGYTETYHFFGSEVPIAGMAGDQQAALFGQMAFEPGMVKNTYGTGSFIVMNVGEKPQLSENNLLTTIGYGINGKVYYALEGSVFVSGSAIQWLRDAMKMVETAPKSEEMARKASDDDYVYVVPAFTGLGAPYWDSEARGAVFGLTRATTREDFVKATLQSIAYQSKDVIDSMNKDSDVDIPLLRVDGAAANNDFLMQFQSDILNIEVERAANLETTALGAAYLAGLAVGFWKDLDELKELKEEGKTFKPEMTEEKRDDLYTGWQEAVEATRVFKHRARKEG; encoded by the coding sequence ATGACAGAACAAAAATATATTATGGCGATAGATGAAGGTACAACGAGTGCTAGAGCAATTTTATTTGATAAAAATGCAAACGAAATCGGTAGCTCACAAAAAGAATTTACCCAATACTTCCCCGATTCTGGTTGGGTTGAACATAATGCCAATGAAATTTGGAATGCTGTGCAAGCGGTTGTGGCCGGCGCGTTAATTGAATCAGGGATTCATCCTAGCGAAGTTGCCGGCATTGGAATTACCAACCAACGTGAAACAGCGGTTATTTGGGACAAAAATACTGGACTTCCGATTTACCATGCTGTTGTATGGCAATCACGTCAATCAGCTGATATTGCTGAACAATTAGTCAACGATGGCTACAAAGATTTTATTCATAAAAAAACCGGATTAGTGATCGATCCTTACTTTTCCGCAACCAAAATTCGTTGGATATTAGATCACGTGGAAGGCGCGCAAGAAAAAGCTGAAAATGGTGATTTACTATTTGGTACAATCGATACTTGGCTCGTTTGGAAACTGACCAGTGGAAATGTTCACGTAACGGATTATTCGAATGCCAGCCGTACGATGCTATATAATATTCACGATTTACAATGGGATAAAGAAATTCTAGATTTATTGAATATTCCAGAAGCAATGTTACCAGATGTTAAAAGTAACTCGGAAGTCTACGGCTACACTGAAACGTATCATTTCTTCGGTAGTGAAGTTCCAATTGCTGGTATGGCAGGGGACCAACAAGCAGCTTTATTTGGTCAAATGGCATTTGAACCTGGAATGGTGAAAAACACTTACGGCACTGGATCATTTATTGTTATGAACGTTGGGGAAAAACCTCAATTATCTGAAAATAATTTGCTGACGACCATAGGTTATGGGATTAATGGTAAAGTTTATTATGCTTTAGAAGGTAGCGTTTTTGTTTCTGGTTCTGCCATTCAATGGTTGCGTGACGCTATGAAAATGGTGGAAACGGCACCTAAATCAGAAGAAATGGCAAGAAAAGCGAGCGATGACGATTATGTTTATGTAGTCCCTGCATTTACTGGTTTAGGCGCTCCATACTGGGATTCAGAAGCACGTGGTGCCGTATTTGGTTTGACGCGTGCTACGACTAGAGAAGACTTTGTAAAAGCAACATTACAATCGATTGCTTACCAATCAAAAGATGTTATTGACTCAATGAACAAAGACTCAGATGTTGATATCCCACTTCTAAGAGTGGATGGTGCTGCTGCAAATAATGACTTTCTTATGCAATTTCAATCAGATATTTTAAACATTGAAGTAGAACGTGCTGCAAATCTTGAAACAACAGCTCTAGGGGCAGCTTACTTGGCTGGTTTAGCAGTTGGTTTCTGGAAAGATCTAGATGAGTTGAAAGAACTAAAAGAAGAAGGCAAAACGTTCAAACCAGAAATGACAGAGGAAAAACGTGATGATCTATATACAGGATGGCAAGAAGCCGTTGAAGCAACTCGAGTATTTAAACATCGTGCAAGGAAAGAAGGATAA
- a CDS encoding ABC transporter ATP-binding protein, with the protein MENILVMDNILKKFGSGHTEVAALKDINFTAKKGEFISIIGPSGSGKSTFLTISGGLQSPSSGDILINGTSFSNLSEKKRSDLRFKEIGFILQSSNLIPFLKVKEQFMLVDKVDKRKASNGQINDLLESLDITSLKNSYPRDLSGGERQRVAIARALFNNPSLILADEPTASLDTEHAYEVVKLLVKEAHEKQKATIMVTHDERMTHWSDRNYQMKDGQLLKMDKS; encoded by the coding sequence ATGGAAAATATATTAGTCATGGACAATATTTTGAAAAAATTTGGTTCTGGTCATACAGAAGTGGCCGCATTAAAAGATATAAATTTTACAGCTAAAAAAGGAGAATTCATAAGTATTATCGGTCCTTCTGGCTCAGGAAAAAGCACATTTTTGACTATTTCTGGAGGCCTGCAAAGTCCAAGTTCTGGAGACATTTTAATTAACGGCACTTCCTTTTCTAACTTATCAGAAAAAAAGCGCTCTGATTTACGTTTTAAAGAAATTGGTTTTATTTTACAAAGTTCTAACTTAATTCCTTTTTTAAAAGTCAAAGAACAATTTATGCTAGTTGATAAGGTCGATAAACGTAAAGCTTCTAATGGACAAATAAACGACCTATTAGAATCTTTGGACATTACTTCTTTAAAAAATAGCTACCCTCGTGATTTGTCTGGTGGTGAACGACAACGTGTGGCTATCGCGCGCGCCTTATTTAATAACCCAAGTTTGATCCTAGCAGACGAGCCCACGGCAAGTTTAGATACAGAACATGCTTATGAAGTAGTTAAGTTATTAGTAAAAGAAGCACATGAAAAACAGAAAGCTACAATCATGGTAACTCACGATGAACGAATGACTCATTGGAGCGATCGAAACTACCAAATGAAAGATGGTCAATTACTTAAAATGGATAAAAGTTGA
- the glpO gene encoding type 1 glycerol-3-phosphate oxidase encodes MVFSYKTRNEEIQKVQDEELDLLVIGGGITGAGVAVQAAASGMKTALVEMQDFAEGTSSRSTKLVHGGIRYLKTFDVEVVNDTVKERANVQHIAPHIPKPDPMLLPIYDEAGATFNMFSAKVAMDLYDRLAGVTGKFANYTLNKSEVLEREPQLEKEGLQGGGVYLDFRNNDSRLVIENIKKAHEDGARVLNKVKVVKITHDQQGMVNGADVQDVITGMTFHINAKVVINTSGPWTDEVRDLDKKDDLSDQMRPTKGVHLVVDKEKLNVPQPTYFDTGENDGRMIFVVPREDKTYFGTTDTDYHGDLKHPKVTQEDVDYLLRIVNRRYPDAKISLDDIEASWAGLRPLITANGGSDYNGGGGSEKLSDESFNKVVNTTKEYLEDSAKRDDVEKAIQEADSAQDSGEVDPSQISRGSSLEEASDGLVTLSGGKITDYRLMAEGALKKINEKLDNQFDLIDSKEYPVSGGDIDPDNVDEEIEKLAKQAQGKGLNEKDALYLANLYGSSLPTVLTYDEPIKGLSQRDSFSLNYALNEELVLTPVDYFLRRTNFILFIRDELDALEQPVLDKMAEFYQWSDEEKANYQKELAEVVAESDLKELKED; translated from the coding sequence ATGGTCTTTTCATATAAGACAAGAAATGAAGAAATACAAAAAGTTCAAGATGAAGAACTAGACTTACTTGTAATTGGAGGAGGGATTACCGGAGCTGGCGTTGCTGTACAAGCCGCCGCTTCCGGTATGAAAACCGCATTAGTTGAAATGCAAGATTTTGCTGAAGGAACTTCTTCGCGATCAACAAAATTAGTCCATGGTGGTATTCGTTACTTAAAAACATTTGATGTGGAAGTTGTTAACGATACGGTAAAAGAACGTGCGAATGTACAACATATCGCACCGCATATTCCGAAACCAGACCCAATGCTTTTGCCTATTTATGATGAAGCTGGCGCAACATTTAACATGTTTTCAGCAAAGGTAGCAATGGACTTATATGATCGGTTGGCAGGCGTTACCGGCAAATTTGCTAACTATACCTTAAATAAGTCAGAAGTGTTAGAAAGAGAACCTCAATTAGAAAAAGAAGGTTTGCAAGGTGGCGGCGTTTACCTTGATTTTCGTAACAATGACTCTCGACTAGTGATTGAAAATATCAAAAAAGCGCATGAAGATGGTGCTCGAGTATTAAATAAAGTCAAAGTTGTTAAGATTACACATGATCAACAAGGTATGGTCAACGGCGCTGATGTTCAAGATGTCATTACCGGTATGACTTTCCATATCAATGCTAAAGTTGTGATCAATACTTCCGGTCCATGGACAGATGAAGTACGTGACTTAGATAAAAAAGATGATTTATCTGACCAAATGCGTCCTACAAAAGGTGTTCATTTAGTTGTGGATAAAGAAAAATTAAATGTTCCACAACCAACTTATTTTGATACAGGTGAAAACGATGGCCGTATGATTTTTGTTGTTCCCAGAGAGGACAAAACCTACTTTGGAACAACAGATACTGACTATCATGGTGATTTAAAACATCCAAAAGTTACACAAGAAGATGTCGACTACTTGTTAAGAATTGTTAACCGCCGTTATCCTGATGCTAAAATTAGTTTAGATGATATCGAAGCTAGTTGGGCAGGACTACGCCCATTAATCACTGCAAATGGCGGTTCTGATTATAATGGTGGTGGCGGCAGTGAAAAACTTTCTGATGAAAGTTTCAATAAAGTAGTAAACACCACAAAAGAATATTTAGAAGACAGTGCTAAAAGAGACGATGTCGAAAAAGCGATCCAAGAAGCAGATAGTGCACAGGATAGTGGGGAAGTTGATCCATCACAAATTTCTCGCGGAAGTAGCTTGGAAGAAGCTAGCGACGGTTTAGTTACTCTTTCAGGTGGTAAAATTACCGACTATCGTTTGATGGCAGAAGGTGCTTTAAAGAAAATTAATGAGAAGCTAGATAATCAATTTGACTTAATTGACTCTAAAGAATATCCAGTTTCTGGTGGAGATATTGATCCTGATAACGTTGATGAAGAAATTGAAAAATTAGCTAAACAGGCACAAGGTAAAGGATTAAATGAAAAAGACGCTCTTTACTTGGCAAATCTTTATGGATCAAGTTTACCAACAGTATTGACTTATGATGAACCAATCAAAGGGTTAAGCCAACGTGATAGTTTTTCATTAAATTATGCGTTAAATGAGGAACTTGTGTTAACTCCGGTTGACTACTTCTTACGACGCACAAACTTTATCTTATTTATTCGCGATGAGTTAGACGCTTTAGAACAACCAGTGCTTGACAAAATGGCTGAATTTTATCAATGGAGCGATGAAGAAAAAGCCAATTATCAAAAAGAATTAGCTGAAGTAGTGGCAGAATCGGATTTGAAAGAGTTGAAGGAGGACTAA
- a CDS encoding MIP/aquaporin family protein produces MSDSLQIFSEFLGTAVLVLLGDGVVAGVNLKKSKAEGAGWIAVTVGWGMGLAMAIYISGFMGPAHLNPAVTLAFAAMGDFSAGLVVPFIIAQILGGIVGAALVWLAYMPLWSETDDKDGILGSFATAPAVRNLTANTVTEIIGTFILVMGLLSLGENSISDGFNPLLVGLLVLSIGLSLGGPTGYAINPARDLGPRIAHQILPIANKGTSDWSYSWVPIVGPIVGGLVAAGVFSLIPF; encoded by the coding sequence GTGAGTGATAGTTTACAAATATTTAGTGAATTTTTAGGGACAGCTGTACTTGTTTTACTAGGTGACGGCGTTGTTGCTGGTGTTAATTTAAAAAAGAGTAAAGCAGAAGGTGCAGGTTGGATCGCTGTTACTGTAGGATGGGGCATGGGCTTAGCCATGGCGATTTATATTTCTGGTTTTATGGGACCCGCCCATTTAAACCCAGCCGTAACACTTGCTTTTGCAGCTATGGGTGATTTCTCTGCTGGTTTAGTTGTACCATTTATTATTGCACAAATCTTAGGTGGTATTGTTGGAGCAGCTCTTGTATGGTTGGCATACATGCCATTATGGAGTGAAACAGATGACAAAGATGGTATTTTAGGTTCATTTGCCACTGCACCGGCTGTACGTAACTTAACAGCTAATACTGTAACTGAAATTATAGGCACTTTTATTTTAGTTATGGGCTTACTTAGCTTAGGAGAAAATTCTATTTCTGATGGGTTTAACCCGCTTCTTGTAGGACTTTTGGTACTTTCTATCGGCCTATCCCTTGGTGGACCTACAGGTTATGCGATTAACCCAGCCCGTGACTTAGGGCCTAGAATCGCTCACCAAATCTTACCAATTGCCAATAAAGGAACTTCTGATTGGTCTTATTCATGGGTACCAATCGTTGGTCCTATCGTTGGAGGACTTGTAGCAGCTGGCGTATTTAGTCTTATTCCATTTTAA
- a CDS encoding helix-turn-helix domain-containing protein, with protein sequence MRFEALLEKREAKQIYLIKQLIIAGGQMNVHDVRRMLDLSKKSTDNYIEELVEAFEPFKNRCQIKYDGAQVTFSKAPDFSLEEVETNLYLSTPKYQILLYLLEEKEINPVRLSQELKISESSLSRKIKDLNTILKEFELRIWQGKIIGEESQIRYFYFQLLWYLKQGYEQSSSRESHIIESLERGLNLNFVPVVKKRILLWLRITKKRITVPDSQFSQFKEKFEPYKKDPLYLKLVPIIRRSFSFYAVEIKEEEAMLHFIFLIGMSVLSQEDFHAYSLQRSRLTPSAWCDTVILETILRMYDPRNIRKELEATCYYHLSQIHIRLYFFVGDVETYDRANIWQLEETLSTRNIQSYVEKLLTLSCKELQIEQNEQNSLLAMAAVKYLSVLTIVDVKVNREVHVGIALQFDALFKEAATNMLMLQLKSLNGVVVEPFEAGKKYDLVITNTALDLNTTIYRITELGSAYDLKEIKKLVRQV encoded by the coding sequence ATGCGTTTTGAAGCGTTATTAGAAAAAAGAGAAGCTAAGCAAATTTATTTAATCAAACAGTTAATTATCGCTGGTGGACAAATGAACGTTCATGACGTACGTAGAATGTTGGACCTATCAAAAAAGTCAACGGATAATTATATTGAAGAACTGGTTGAAGCATTTGAGCCATTTAAAAATCGTTGTCAAATAAAATATGATGGAGCTCAAGTAACCTTTTCTAAAGCACCTGATTTTTCTTTAGAAGAGGTGGAAACAAATCTTTATTTAAGTACACCAAAGTACCAAATTTTATTATATTTATTAGAAGAAAAAGAAATTAATCCGGTTCGCTTATCACAAGAATTAAAAATCAGTGAATCCTCTTTGTCACGCAAAATAAAAGATTTAAATACAATACTAAAAGAATTTGAGCTGCGGATCTGGCAAGGGAAGATTATTGGAGAAGAAAGTCAAATTCGTTATTTTTATTTTCAATTGTTATGGTATCTAAAGCAAGGGTATGAGCAAAGTTCTTCTAGAGAATCACATATTATTGAAAGTCTTGAAAGAGGCTTGAATTTAAATTTTGTTCCAGTAGTTAAAAAGCGGATTCTTTTATGGCTGCGTATTACCAAAAAGCGAATTACAGTTCCTGATTCCCAGTTTAGCCAATTCAAAGAAAAGTTTGAACCTTATAAAAAAGACCCTTTATATTTGAAATTAGTTCCGATTATTCGTCGTTCTTTCAGTTTTTATGCTGTTGAAATTAAAGAAGAAGAGGCAATGCTACATTTCATATTTTTAATTGGCATGTCCGTTCTTTCGCAGGAAGATTTTCACGCTTATTCGTTGCAACGTTCACGTTTAACTCCCTCTGCTTGGTGTGACACAGTGATTTTAGAAACAATTTTAAGAATGTATGATCCTAGAAATATTCGTAAGGAGTTAGAAGCAACCTGCTATTATCATTTATCTCAGATACATATTCGACTTTACTTTTTTGTCGGAGACGTTGAAACTTATGACCGTGCAAATATTTGGCAATTAGAAGAAACGTTATCTACGCGTAACATCCAATCTTATGTTGAAAAGCTGCTGACGCTTTCTTGTAAAGAACTACAAATCGAACAAAATGAACAAAATAGTTTATTAGCAATGGCGGCGGTTAAGTATTTAAGCGTACTTACTATTGTTGATGTCAAAGTCAATCGAGAAGTTCATGTAGGAATTGCCTTACAGTTTGATGCGTTATTTAAGGAAGCTGCGACAAATATGCTAATGCTGCAATTGAAAAGTTTAAATGGGGTGGTGGTCGAACCTTTTGAAGCTGGGAAAAAATATGATTTGGTAATTACGAATACAGCGCTTGATTTGAATACCACGATTTATCGCATAACCGAACTTGGTTCAGCGTACGATTTAAAAGAAATAAAAAAATTGGTTCGTCAAGTATGA
- a CDS encoding TetR/AcrR family transcriptional regulator — protein sequence MPKETFLNLSQEKKQHIEQILLEKFYNRHISQVKVSEIVEAMQMSRGAFYKYFQDLEDAYFYLIHKYAMKIHGDILSSISQHKQDFFLGIENFLIFCSELDRNDRYWQMLQLLTQSSHSQMTQRKKLSPDSPMFSQWLDLLKHNHFVMDSYDEALSFLYFIMNLVMNALTDCIVNNWSTEELVHDFHFQKKWLLQGIKHKTTS from the coding sequence ATGCCTAAAGAAACCTTCCTTAATTTGTCACAGGAAAAAAAACAGCATATTGAACAGATTTTATTGGAAAAATTTTATAATCGGCATATTAGTCAAGTGAAAGTTTCAGAAATCGTTGAGGCGATGCAGATGTCTCGTGGTGCTTTCTATAAATATTTCCAAGATTTAGAAGATGCCTACTTCTATCTTATTCATAAATATGCTATGAAAATCCATGGAGACATCTTATCTTCTATCAGTCAGCATAAACAAGACTTTTTCTTAGGTATCGAAAATTTTCTGATATTTTGCAGTGAATTAGACCGAAATGATCGATATTGGCAAATGCTTCAATTACTTACTCAAAGTAGTCATTCACAAATGACTCAACGAAAGAAATTGTCACCAGACTCGCCCATGTTTTCTCAATGGTTAGATTTGCTTAAACACAACCATTTTGTTATGGACTCTTATGATGAAGCTCTTAGTTTCTTATATTTCATAATGAATTTAGTGATGAACGCTCTTACTGATTGCATTGTCAATAATTGGAGTACGGAAGAGTTAGTTCATGACTTCCACTTTCAAAAAAAATGGCTACTACAAGGAATTAAGCATAAAACTACTTCATAA